Proteins encoded by one window of Clostridium perfringens:
- the lon gene encoding endopeptidase La, with amino-acid sequence MKEDKLILPLIPLRGLTVFPNMVIYFDVGREKSIEAVEKAMAGDQKIFLAAQKDIEIDNPSEDDIFNIGTICEIKQIVKMPKNTIRVLVEGIERAKMDEFFDKEELLEASIEKIDIDNEIDHELEALSRKLKDDFFEFLDITASSGINGVDLFDNLEEEKDLNKVTDLISSYALIKQEDKQDILQTLDLKKRIEKLIFYVKEEIEVAKIEKRIGTKVKKKLDKGQREYYLREQMKVIQEELGEDDDNKKAIIEFEKVINEKKLPNQVKEKAQYEISKLKASSPYSQDGGVTRTYLENLLDMPWGEFTEDTLNIKDARKVLDKDHYGLKDVKDRILEYLAVKQISNSLRGPILCLVGPPGVGKTSIAKSVATSLNRKFVRMSLGGVRDEADIRGHRRTYVGAIPGRIVTGLKEAKSMNPVFLLDEIDKLGMDFKGNPADALLEVFDNEQNKTFRDHYLEVDVDLSEVMFITTANSLDGIPRPLLDRMELIEVSGYTYEEKFRIAKKYLVPKVLKEHGVDNKIITISDSALKLIIDSYTRESGVRNLQRQIANVIRKGIKDIIEKDKKNLNISTKLVEKYLGPKIFSYEEIDKEDKVGVVTGMAWTAYGGDTLPVEVMVMDGKGRLELTGQLGDVMKESAKAAYSYVRAHMKELGIKDEFYSKKDIHIHAPEGAVPKDGPSAGVTMTTALVSALTGKKVKHNVAMTGEITLTGKVLAIGGLKEKCLAARRVGIDTVIVPKENEKDVIKLPKIVKDSLNIILADKIDDVLENALVGVEK; translated from the coding sequence ATGAAAGAAGATAAATTAATTCTTCCTTTAATTCCTCTAAGAGGTCTAACTGTATTTCCTAATATGGTTATATACTTTGACGTTGGTAGGGAAAAGTCAATAGAAGCTGTTGAAAAGGCTATGGCAGGAGATCAAAAAATATTTTTAGCAGCTCAAAAAGATATAGAGATTGACAATCCGAGTGAAGATGACATCTTTAATATAGGTACAATCTGTGAAATAAAGCAAATTGTAAAAATGCCAAAAAACACTATAAGAGTTTTAGTAGAAGGTATTGAAAGAGCAAAGATGGATGAATTCTTTGATAAAGAGGAATTACTTGAAGCATCAATAGAGAAAATAGATATTGATAATGAAATTGACCATGAACTTGAAGCTTTATCAAGAAAGTTAAAGGATGATTTTTTTGAGTTTTTAGATATTACAGCAAGTAGTGGAATAAATGGTGTTGATTTATTTGATAATCTAGAAGAAGAAAAAGATTTAAATAAGGTCACAGATTTAATTTCTTCATATGCTCTTATAAAACAAGAGGACAAGCAGGATATTCTTCAAACTTTAGATTTAAAGAAAAGAATAGAAAAATTAATATTTTATGTGAAAGAAGAAATTGAAGTAGCTAAAATAGAAAAAAGAATTGGAACTAAAGTTAAGAAGAAATTAGATAAAGGCCAAAGAGAATATTATTTAAGAGAGCAAATGAAGGTAATCCAAGAGGAACTTGGAGAAGATGATGATAATAAGAAAGCTATAATTGAGTTTGAAAAAGTTATAAATGAGAAAAAATTACCTAATCAGGTTAAGGAAAAAGCTCAATATGAAATTTCAAAGCTTAAGGCATCATCTCCATATTCTCAAGATGGAGGAGTTACAAGAACTTACTTAGAAAATTTATTAGACATGCCTTGGGGAGAATTTACTGAGGATACTTTAAATATAAAAGATGCGAGAAAAGTATTAGATAAAGATCATTATGGATTAAAGGACGTAAAGGATAGAATTCTTGAATATTTAGCTGTAAAGCAAATAAGTAATTCATTAAGAGGCCCTATTCTTTGCCTAGTTGGACCTCCAGGGGTAGGTAAAACTTCTATAGCTAAAAGTGTTGCAACTTCACTAAATAGAAAGTTTGTAAGAATGTCTTTAGGTGGAGTTAGAGATGAAGCTGATATAAGAGGACATAGAAGAACTTACGTTGGAGCAATTCCAGGAAGAATAGTTACTGGATTAAAGGAAGCTAAAAGTATGAATCCAGTATTTTTACTAGATGAAATTGATAAGTTAGGAATGGATTTCAAAGGAAATCCAGCTGATGCCTTACTAGAGGTTTTTGATAATGAGCAAAATAAAACTTTTAGAGACCATTATCTAGAGGTGGATGTTGATTTATCAGAGGTTATGTTTATAACAACAGCAAACTCTTTAGATGGAATTCCAAGACCTCTTTTAGATAGAATGGAATTAATAGAGGTATCAGGATATACTTATGAAGAAAAATTCAGAATAGCTAAGAAATATTTAGTACCAAAGGTATTAAAAGAACATGGTGTTGATAATAAAATAATAACTATATCTGATTCTGCTTTAAAACTTATTATAGATAGTTATACAAGAGAGTCTGGAGTAAGAAATCTTCAAAGACAAATAGCTAATGTTATAAGAAAAGGAATAAAGGATATAATAGAAAAAGATAAGAAAAATTTAAATATATCTACTAAGTTAGTTGAAAAATACTTAGGGCCAAAAATCTTTAGCTATGAAGAAATTGATAAGGAAGATAAGGTTGGAGTAGTTACAGGAATGGCTTGGACTGCTTATGGTGGAGATACTTTACCAGTAGAAGTAATGGTTATGGATGGTAAGGGCAGATTAGAGCTTACTGGACAACTTGGAGATGTAATGAAAGAATCTGCAAAAGCTGCTTACTCTTATGTGAGAGCTCATATGAAGGAATTAGGAATAAAGGATGAGTTTTATTCTAAGAAAGATATTCATATACATGCTCCAGAGGGTGCAGTACCAAAGGATGGTCCTTCTGCAGGGGTTACTATGACTACTGCCTTAGTATCAGCATTAACTGGTAAAAAAGTTAAACACAATGTTGCTATGACTGGAGAAATAACTTTAACTGGAAAAGTTTTAGCTATTGGTGGTTTAAAAGAAAAATGCTTAGCAGCAAGAAGAGTAGGAATTGATACGGTTATAGTTCCTAAGGAAAATGAAAAAGACGTAATTAAACTTCCTAAAATAGTTAAGGATAGTTTAAATATAATACTTGCAGATAAAATTGATGATGTATTAGAAAATGCATTGGTTGGAGTTGAAAAATAA
- the yihA gene encoding ribosome biogenesis GTP-binding protein YihA/YsxC has product MKIKSSEFIISAVKREQYPDDNLPEIAFVGRSNVGKSSIINSLTNRRGLAKVSQTPGKTRLINFFLLNKDFYLVDLPGYGYAKVSKKEKASWGATIERYLLNRGPLKKVVLLVDCRHKPTADDVQMYEWIKHYGYEVVVIATKSDKISNNQIGKSEKLIKETLGLPKDHKLKFFSSLNKKGKDELVDYLFDDLVEEV; this is encoded by the coding sequence ATGAAAATAAAAAGTTCGGAATTTATAATATCAGCGGTTAAGAGAGAACAGTATCCTGATGATAACCTACCAGAAATAGCTTTTGTTGGTAGATCAAATGTTGGTAAATCTTCTATAATTAATTCATTAACTAATAGAAGAGGCTTAGCAAAGGTAAGTCAAACTCCAGGAAAAACTAGATTAATAAATTTCTTCTTATTAAATAAAGATTTTTATTTAGTAGATTTACCTGGTTATGGATATGCAAAAGTATCTAAAAAAGAGAAGGCATCTTGGGGTGCTACAATAGAAAGATATTTATTAAATAGAGGACCTTTAAAGAAGGTTGTTTTATTAGTAGATTGTAGACATAAGCCTACTGCTGATGATGTTCAAATGTATGAATGGATAAAGCATTATGGATATGAAGTTGTAGTTATTGCAACAAAGAGTGATAAGATATCTAATAATCAAATAGGAAAAAGCGAAAAGCTTATAAAAGAAACTCTAGGATTACCTAAAGATCACAAACTTAAGTTCTTCTCTTCATTAAATAAAAAAGGAAAAGATGAACTTGTAGATTACCTTTTTGATGATTTAGTTGAAGAAGTTTAA
- the lonB gene encoding ATP-dependent protease LonB: MNTYTFIMFLQLLISILFYIYMSKSFASKKKDNSVLEKENEKEMEKLNKLRMIKLTEPLTEKSRPSNLEEIIGQEKGIKALKAALCGPNPQHVIIYGPPGVGKTAAARIILEEAKKMAASPFNKDSKFVEIDATTLRFDERGIADPLIGSVHDPIYQGAGSLGIAGVPQPKPGAVTKAHGGILFIDEIGELHPIELNKLLKVLEDRKVFLDSAYYSSEDPNTPRYIKEIFDNGLPADFRLIGATTRSPEEIVPAIRSRCVEIFFRGLTVEEIRKIALNATNKVGYRISDEGLDIVSRYCTNGREVINLVQLCSGLAINENRDYIKESDIYWVIENGQYNPRMERMINDKPEIGYVNGLAVYGANNGALMEIEATAKLSSNSIGSIKITGIVDDEELGGGEKKIKRKSTAYCSVQNVLTVLDNIFNLNSKAYDIHVNFPGGIPVDGPSAGISIATAIYSAIKGVPVNNRVAMTGEISIKGKVKPIGGVNAKILAAKRAGVELVIVPKENLSSITRDIDGIKIVGVKKIEEVLDLALYEEECIEKESLIIKDNRAFFGAGALNAESIKKANT; encoded by the coding sequence ATGAATACTTATACATTTATAATGTTTCTACAATTACTTATATCAATTTTATTCTATATATATATGAGCAAGTCCTTTGCGAGTAAGAAGAAAGATAATAGTGTTTTAGAAAAAGAAAATGAAAAAGAAATGGAAAAATTAAATAAATTAAGAATGATAAAACTGACAGAACCTTTAACTGAAAAAAGTAGACCAAGTAATTTAGAAGAAATAATAGGACAGGAAAAGGGAATAAAAGCTCTTAAAGCAGCACTTTGTGGGCCAAATCCACAGCATGTAATAATATATGGTCCGCCAGGGGTAGGAAAAACTGCAGCTGCTAGAATAATTTTAGAAGAGGCTAAGAAAATGGCAGCATCTCCTTTTAATAAGGACTCTAAATTTGTTGAAATAGATGCCACAACTTTAAGATTTGATGAGAGGGGGATAGCAGATCCACTAATAGGTTCCGTTCATGATCCAATATATCAAGGAGCAGGTTCCTTAGGGATTGCAGGGGTTCCTCAACCTAAGCCAGGAGCTGTAACAAAGGCTCATGGAGGAATACTTTTTATAGATGAAATAGGAGAACTCCATCCTATTGAATTAAATAAGCTTCTTAAAGTTTTAGAGGATAGAAAAGTTTTTTTAGATTCAGCCTATTATAGTTCAGAAGATCCCAATACTCCTAGATATATAAAAGAAATATTTGATAATGGATTACCAGCAGATTTTAGATTAATTGGTGCAACTACAAGAAGTCCAGAGGAAATAGTGCCAGCTATAAGGTCAAGGTGCGTAGAAATATTTTTTAGAGGACTAACTGTTGAAGAGATTAGAAAAATTGCTTTAAATGCTACAAATAAGGTTGGCTATAGAATAAGTGATGAGGGATTAGACATAGTATCTAGATATTGTACTAATGGAAGAGAAGTTATAAACTTAGTGCAATTATGTTCTGGTCTTGCAATAAATGAAAATAGAGATTACATAAAAGAGAGTGATATTTATTGGGTTATTGAAAATGGTCAATATAATCCTAGAATGGAAAGAATGATAAATGATAAACCTGAAATTGGGTATGTAAATGGCTTAGCTGTGTATGGAGCTAACAATGGAGCTTTAATGGAAATAGAAGCTACTGCAAAGCTATCAAGTAATAGTATAGGTAGTATAAAAATTACTGGAATAGTTGATGATGAGGAACTAGGCGGTGGAGAGAAGAAAATAAAGAGAAAAAGCACAGCATATTGTTCTGTACAGAATGTATTGACAGTATTAGATAATATATTTAATTTAAATTCAAAGGCATATGATATACATGTTAACTTTCCAGGCGGAATACCAGTAGACGGTCCATCTGCTGGAATAAGTATAGCTACAGCCATATATAGTGCCATAAAAGGAGTGCCTGTAAATAATAGAGTGGCTATGACTGGTGAGATATCAATAAAGGGAAAGGTAAAACCAATAGGGGGAGTAAATGCAAAGATATTAGCAGCAAAGAGAGCGGGAGTAGAATTGGTAATTGTTCCAAAGGAAAATTTAAGTAGTATAACTAGGGATATTGATGGAATAAAGATAGTTGGTGTTAAGAAAATTGAAGAGGTATTAGATCTTGCACTTTATGAAGAAGAATGTATAGAAAAAGAGAGCTTAATAATTAAAGATAATAGGGCATTTTTTGGTGCTGGTGCCTTAAATGCAGAATCTATAAAGAAAGCTAACACTTAA